The DNA sequence GGCGGCCAGGGACAGCATGGCCTGGACGGTGCTGCCATTGCCTTCCTGGATGGCGGCGAAGCAGAGCTTTCCGGTGTTGCGGATGAACATCACGCGGCCGGCGATGGCTACCTCATCGGAGGTCTCATCACCAGCGGCGAGGTAGGTCACGCCCTCGGCATCGCCTTCGCCGACAACATATTTGCTGCGGAGATCGGAGATGGAGATGGTGCGGTCCACCTCAACGGGGTAGGCGTCCTTTCCACTGTCCAGGATGCGCTCGCGCTTTTCGCGACGAATGCGCAGCTGCTCAGGCAAATCGGCGGAATTGTTCTTGGAAGTGGAATTGGAGTCAGTCACGGATACCAAGATTAGCCGATACCAGGGGTGGAGGAGGAATCACTCGATATTTTTGAAACCGATTCCCAGGGGGAGGCCGACGTTGTCGGTGAGTTGGACGTCGCCAAGCGTGACCGCAACAAACAGCCGCGCGTCACCGACCTCAGGCGCCGGCCCCATGTCCAGGCCGCGGAGCTCAAGGGAATCCGGCGTCACGCCGGCAGCCTCCAGCACGCCACGGGTGGTCTCAAGGACAACCTCCGCGCCGTGTTCAGCGGAGTGCGCACCGGCGGTCAGCGCGGCGGCGATCGCGGTGGCGCGGTCCCGGTCAGCCTCCGGGATGCGGGTGTTACGCAGGGAGATCGCCAGGCCATCCGGCATGCGCACGGTGGGCACGCTGTGGAGTTTCACCGGAATGTGGAGGTCATTGATGGCGCGCTGCACGGTCACCAGGTGCTCATAATCCTTATCGCCGAGCACCACATCAGACGCAGCTGTCACTCCAATCATGCCGAGCACACGCGTCACGGCTTCTGTACCCACCTGCGTGCGCACCCCACTGGGCCACAGCATTTCCTCGGTGTAGGGGAAGAGTGCGTCAATGTGCTCCCCGCGGATGCGCTCATGATCAGCCTCCGG is a window from the Corynebacterium faecale genome containing:
- a CDS encoding pantoate--beta-alanine ligase; the encoded protein is MSFEHGQGRIFDSSEKIGMFGRALRRTGKPVVLVPLGKGLHAGHIALIRAAKRLPGAVVVVAYAGPEADHERIRGEHIDALFPYTEEMLWPSGVRTQVGTEAVTRVLGMIGVTAASDVVLGDKDYEHLVTVQRAINDLHIPVKLHSVPTVRMPDGLAISLRNTRIPEADRDRATAIAAALTAGAHSAEHGAEVVLETTRGVLEAAGVTPDSLELRGLDMGPAPEVGDARLFVAVTLGDVQLTDNVGLPLGIGFKNIE